A single region of the Salvelinus sp. IW2-2015 linkage group LG20, ASM291031v2, whole genome shotgun sequence genome encodes:
- the tmem150c gene encoding transmembrane protein 150C, with product MRKCSPWAFLPIMYSLFTAAGLWVVYFIAVEDEKITPLSSEYKRSGTKSPPYISIAGNAPPASCVFSQVMNLAAFVGFIIGVLRYLQLKPRVHKPWLNIGSLVALSLACFGMTLVGNFQLSNDEELHNIGTSMTFGLGTLFCWVQSVITLKVNLKNEGRRAGIPRFLLSGAVTACMLLYFALMAQRLHMHAARAQWALVMFFLGFLATFAIEFRHYHFEIVCTDDRDPPLSLSETFSEVSEYQSDQL from the exons ATGAGGAAGTGCAGTCCCTGGGCGTTTCTCCCTATCATGTACTCTCTCTTCACAGCCGCTGGACTCTGGGTTGT GTATTTTATAGCTGTTGAAGATGAGAAGATAACACCCCTGAGTTCAGAATACAA GCGATCTGGAACTAAATCCCCTCCATATATAAG cattgCAGGCAATGCTCCCCCGGCCAGCTGTGTTTTTAGCCAGGTCATGAACCTGGCTGCCTTCGTAG GGTTCATCATTGGTGTCCTCAGATACCTGCAGCTGAAGCCCCGGGTCCATAAACCCTGGCTCAATATTGGCAGTCTGGTGGCCCTGTCCCTGGCCTGCTTCGGCATGACCTTGGTGGGAAACTTCCAG CTGTCAAATGACGAGGAGCTCCACAACATTGGGACGTCCATGACGTTTGGCCTGGGGACGTTGTTCTGCTGGGTGCAATCTGTCATCACCCTGAAGGTCAACCTGAAGAACGAGGGCCGGAGGGCGGGCATCCCACGCTTCCTACTGTCAGGGGCTGTCACCGCCTGCATGCTGCTCT ACTTTGCTCTGATGGCGCAACGTCTTCACATGCACGCAGCGCGGGCGCAATGGGCGCTAGTCATGTTCTTCCTGGGCTTCCTTGCCACCTTTGCCATCGAGTTCAGACACTACCACTTCGAGATTGTCTGCACCGACGACCGCGATCCGCCTCTTAGCCTGTCAGAAACCTTCTCCGAGGTGTCAGAGTACCAGTCGGACCAGCTATAG